The Tursiops truncatus isolate mTurTru1 chromosome 20, mTurTru1.mat.Y, whole genome shotgun sequence DNA window GAACACGTTCAGCAGCAAGGAGCCGCAGAGGGGCATGGGCTTCATGCCCAAGCGGGGACTGGATGTCAGCAAGTGCGAGATTGCACGGTCAGCAGCCTTGCCCTTCCCGCTCACCTGCTTCTGTTCCCAGGTCCCATCCGGGAAGACTCGGGGGCTTCCCCAATAGTGTAGTCTCTGGAAAATAGTGGGttttcgggggtggggggtgtcatACGGGCTTGTTTCCAGTGCCAGCCCCAATGCTACAGGCCTGAcattctctgaacttcagtttcttcatctcttaaTGATGATAAACACCCCATTAGGGTGTTTAAAGTGCAATGCATGGTAGGCGCTCAGCAAGTGTTGGCCTCTAACCCCTTGGTCCCGGGCAAAAGTTAAGGGAGTCGGAGCCTGAGCGTGTGCCGATCCCCGCTCCCTTATAGGTTCTACAAGTTGCACGAAAGAAAGTGTGAACCCATCATCATGACTGTGCCCCGCAAGGTGAGTGGCTGGGAGAGGGGTTGGGCAGGGCTCCGAGGCGGAAAGGAGCGGAGCAGGCCTGGCACCCTGCTCGTTCTCGTGTTCCCCTACACCTGCAGTCAGACCTGTTCCAAGACGACCTTTACCCAGATACGCCAGGCCCCGAACCGGCCCTAGAAGCGGATGAATGGCTATCCGGCCAGGACGCCGAACCCGTGCTCATCTCGTTGAGGGACGGTTACATGCCCCCCAAGCACCGCGAGCTGCGGGTCACCAAGCGCAACATCCTGGACGTGCGCCCGCCACCCGGCCCCCGCCGCAGCCAGTCAGCCAGCGACGCCCCCTTATCGGTAAGGCCCCGCCCTGCTCCACCCAGGCCCAATCTTCACATCCCCCTACCGCACCCCGCCCAACGCCGCCTCTTCCGTCCTCTGCGTCCAACAGCAGCACACCCTGGAGACGCTGCTGGAGGAGATCAAGGCCCTGCGCGAGCAGGTGCAGGCCCAGGAGCAGCGCATTACGTCTTTGGAGAACATGCTGTGCGAGCTGGTGGACGGCACGGACTAGCGCATCGCGCCGGGGACGCTCCAAGCCGGGAGGGCAAAGTGGGGCGGGGCGCAAGCACTCCCGCGCCGCCCCGGCTTTGGGTCCTCTGGACCCCGCCTCTCTGGGCCTGGGCCGGGACTAGGGAGGGAACTCCGCCCCTCGCGGGAGTCCTGGACAGATGAAGCGTTGCGGACACTCGCGTCCGTCTGGCGCCTACCGGGCTGTGTGCCTCGTACAGGACTCAGCAGGAGCTGGCCTTGGAAGGCCCAGGGTGACGGGGGCCTCAACAATGGTGCTGCACGGCAGGCAGTGTCCCCTTTGTTTCCCTTCCCGCCCAGGGCAGGGAAAGTGCTTAGTATTAGCGCAATGCTTGGGGATGTTGGGGAGCTTGGGCTTGACCTCAAAGGGGTAGCGATTTGACGGGTCTCCCCAGACTGGGGAAAATTACAACGCTTCTCCCTGTAATCAGCTCACTTGACTCCACCACCCTGAGTGGTAAACTCAACGGGCGTCACCCGAGTGCTACGGACATACACAAACGTTGGCTGTACAGCCGGACCCACGGGCTACACCCAGCAGTCTACGGCAGAgggctctcttccttctctccatctgCAGGGGAGAGGACGGCTTCCTCGCGGCACTCCCGCAGGAGAACCAACCAGAGAACTGGCATGAGGAAGCAGGTTCACACCTCCCccctcccagacacacacacacacacacaccccagccctcTGTTGCGGCCTTGACTCTAGGAGGAAAACAAGACGTACTGAATGAAACATTTTACCAAGTGCTCAGTCTGTGCCTCCTGCATGGGTGGGGATGCTAGACCCCCAGCCCCTGTAAATGCCACCACCAGACTCCTGGGGGCCCTGACAAATGCAACACTCGGCTCAGGACCCACCAGACATCCTCTTACTTCAGAGCCCTCCCCACACTGAGGTTCAGAAGGAACCCTCAACCCGCAGATGGGCGTTCTTCCCCAGTAAAGGCAGGTAGGAAAAGCCTCGGGTTTGAAGCCTCTTTTATTTGTGCCTCAGAATCAGTCTGGTGCCCCTGGCATCAGGGAAGAGGGTGAGAGGAACAGCTTCCCTTTGTTGTTTTCTTCCATCGCTTTCGTGTCCCTTCCAAGCCTCACTGGCTGAGCCAGGAAGGCCAGTCCGAGAGAACCCAGACAAGGGTGTGCAGTGGGCCCCTGCCCCTGGCGGGGTCTGTGCTTCtctgggtggtggggtggggcaggggagagccGGGGGTTAGCACCATTGGATGAAGGGTTTCGGAGTCAGCCCCTGGGTGGAGGGAAAGTAGGATGCACAACCACAGAGGGCTAGCAGCAGCTGGTGGGAAGGGATGGATGGTGGTGCCAGGGCCCTGGGCGACCCCTGTGTCCAGTCTGGTGTTTGCCCCACGCCCACTATGCCTCCCCATTCGCCAAGACACCACGAGGGAGCCAGGCCTTGCCCAGACCTGGGGCCACCTTGGGCACCCTCCCTGATCACAAAAACGTGCCTTGGGGATGGGGACTCCAACCTCTGGTCACCCAAAGAGAAGCTGGGACCACCCTGAGACCCGGGAGGGgtgtgggggctgggggagccggGCACCCCGCTAAGTGCACTTGACGCTGAAAtgccggggtgggggaggagctgggcccTTGACGTGCTGGTTTGTGTCTAGGacgaagcagccacacagcacgtGGGGAGCTCAGCTGCCCCCCAGGGGTGAAGAGCGGAGATGCAAAGGCTTCACGGGCAGTGTCCTGGAGTGGGGTCAGTGAGCAGAAAGGAGGACCGGCCAGAAGGAGCAAGGGATGGAGACAGTGCTCCTCTAAGGACCGTCTCCCCCTCAAACGGCCTGTCTCCGCCCTTGGACCGGTCCGAGCccaggggagtggggtggggtcaGGATACAGCAAAGCAGGGGAGCCGTGCCAGCTGCCTCCAGGAAGGTACCCCACGGCCGGGCCGAACCCCTCCCCATCTGGTGCCGGGTGCGCCGCTACGCCCCCGAGGCGGCGGTTCGGGTCTCCGGACTCAGCTCGGAGAGCGCGCAGGAGGGGCGACTCTCGCTCTGGGGCGGGTCCCGCGGGGCGTGGCCAAGGGGCCCGGCAGTGGGCGCTACTGCTCAGTCAAAGAAAGCCGCAGGATGCGctccagctcctcctcctcctggcgcGCGCGCCGCCGCCGCTCCTCCTGCTCCTGCGCAGACAGCTCCATTGCCAGCCGCAGCTGCTCATCGTAGCTCCGGAACACGTGGCCGCCTTGGCCTGGGCGCGGGCTCGGCCGAGGGCTGGGGACCGACGCCAGGCCCGCAGGGGTTGTGGACTGGCGCTGCGGCGTGGGCGGAGCGCTCCTGGAGGCAGGTAAGATACGTCGAGGGCTCCGGGCGCCCGTATGCGGGGCGGGAGACGGTGTGGAGGCCTCGGGACAGCGCAGGCCTCAACACTCTCCAGTGGAAGCGATGAGTCCCGCGTCACCTCCCTGGCTCCCTCCCACCCGGTAGGAGCTGACGCCAGCTCCTACAAAGCCCATCCTCCCAGTCTTCTAGAACCCCAGCCCCGACATTCTGTCTGGCGAGGGTCTGTGAAGGCTCTAAGGCCGCGTTTGGAGTACTGCTCACCCACCCCTGAGTCAGGAACGGGTGGTGGTGGTAGACGCCATCTTGAAACCAGTAGGGTCCCTGATGGCGGTACCATGGTTCCTCTGGGCCAAGAGGGGTGCTCATGCGGCAGTGTCCATACGCACCGTGACAGGGCCCTGGTGTTCTCTGTGCATGTGTATGGGAGTGGGGGAATAGGCGTCTCCAAACCCTCTCCGGACGGGCGGGCACTGACCTGTCCTGTCGGCGACCCTCGTAGGACATGGGGTGAGTGCCCGGTTTGCTGTTGGTTAGCGCCTCCCAGATGGTGACCTGGGCGGAGGCAGGGGTAAGCCAGTTAGCTGCGGCGGCACCGCAGTCCGGTGGCCCCGTGCGGCCGCGGGGACGCACCTGGTCATACTCACTGCCCGCCTCAAGCAGGCTCTGCTGGATGGCGAACTGCAGCAGGTCGTCATCGTCGTCGCGGGTGGCGGCCTCTCGCTGGCCGCCCAGCACACTGTAGCCGCGTGGGGCCTCGAACAACGCGGGGGAGATCTCGCAGCCGCGGCACGAGGCTGGGGGCGCCGGGCTGTGGGTCAGAGTGGACCAGACCTCCCCTCCCGGCCACTCCCGGGGAAGTGCTCggtggggaggggaagtgagGGCGGGCTCAGGGCGGGACAGGGTCTCACTCGTGGAGCTGGAGCTGCTGACACTGGAGGAGTCACTGCCCGGGGAAGGGGTCTCGCTGCTGGGGCTGCCTCGCACCAACGGCACCGGCTCATCGCAGCCATTGAGGTTCCCGAAGGTGATACGGGCGTTGAGGATGTGGAAAATCGGGATTTCTGAGGATGCAGAAACCATCAGGCACCACCACCCACTCCCTCACACCTTAGGTACCCACTCTTTACCTCCTCTAAGCCCCATCCTCCCAATAGCTGCTCAAGGGAAATGGGGGTGGAGCCTCACCAATCTTGACAGGGAATCCTGGAGGCAGGCGCAGGGTAATGAAATCCCGGAGCTTGGCAAAAAGTGCATTGCTGACGGCCATGAGGTCAATGATGGGGGCCACCTGCTCACACAGGGACAGGGGATGCTCCTCACACAGCCACAGCTTGGCCTTGAACCTGCACCCCAGATCCCAAGGGGTGAGGGACATTGTAGAAGCCAtggcctcccagccctgcccacccttccCCAGCACCACCACGGGGCCTCACTTCTGTGTCTTGGTGGTCAGTTCCATGGGTCGGCCCATGTCACGGTTGCCAAGCTCAAAGTTGGGATTGAAGTACTCTTCTGCGGTGATGGCAGTGGGGTTGGCTTGGCTCAGAGTCTGAGTGATCAGGGTCTGTACCACACAGGGAGGGGCTTATGAGCCCTTCTCAGTCCCCGAGGCCAGGCCAGCCACTTGGTATTACAAGCCCCGGATCTGTCCCCCCGCCACTGTGGAGCTGACAGGGCCTTGGGCattgtggaaagaaagaaagtcccCACAGGGTGCCTCCCAGACTTCCTCCTGATCCCCAACCAAACCCTTCCACAGAGGGGTACCCCTTGAACACACTCACCCCATTTTGGGGGCCCCCATGCTGCTCAGCAATTCCCAGGAAGGACTGCAGAGGTGTCTTACAGCCTGCAAGAAATATGGCATTTCAGAGGACACTGCAGTCCTCAGAAGTGACAGCACCCAAGACCCAGGGAGGAGGCTGgtccctggagggagggaggattgcTCGCCCACACCACACACCCAGGCACCTTCACCTGAAGGTGATTGAGGACTccaaggggcaggggcaggggcaggaccaCCATAAGCACAGCTGGAATAAAAGTAGGCCTGGGGCTCAGGAGaaacttccaaaagtattttggggtatgcatgtgtatgtgttttccttCAGGTGCATCCACGTTAACttcattttgttctcttgtgaGGTGGGAATTATGTCTATCCACTTTAGACAGACTAACTGGTGCCCAGAGAGTCAGTTGTAGTATCAGTGGGCACAGAGAATCAGTGGCAGGGCCCCTGTCCTTCTGCCTAGGGTATGTCCCACTAGACTAGAATGGCCAACAAACAGTGTACATGACATTCCCCCCTGCCCCAAATCCAATGCAGATATTAGTAATCGATTGTAGCATTCCTTCCCGTTGAGCCCAAATGTTGCCTTAGAATCTTAACAGCACTCTAGGCAACAACTACCGATCACTAGGATTTGGCACTTGAATTGAAACCTATTTGCCTGAATAAGCTATCCTGGCTCTTGCTAGGATGTCAGAGGAAATACCGATGGAGGTGCTTGAGTGGGGCTGGTtcctccccccaactcccccaTCCACCTCTTCCTCATTACCTTTGACCTTGCCCTTGTGCTGTTCTGAAAGATGCTCTGTCCGTGTCCGGGTGATGAGCTCCACATTGGATGCCCCATATACCTGGGGACAGATGAGGAAAGGACTCACAGACAGCTTTGGTACCCCTACCCTGCCCCTAAGGGCGTTATGAACACTTCCTACAAAGAACGGTCAGGGGAGGGGGGTGCTGTCAGTTCCAATCTCCAGGCCTTTGGGCAAGTAATTATATGAAGTTATTCATTCAGTtctcttattcattcaacaaacattttgtgAGGAGCCTTTATAAGCCAGGCACTGAGGCAGCCGTcagggatacagtggtgaacaagcaTGGCCAGACATGATCCTTGCCCTCTTGAGGCTCACAATCAAGAAGACAATGGACAGTAATAACACAGTGTGATACATGCTCTAATGGGGAGAGCACAGGACTGTGGGACCAAAAACCAGAGGCCACAGCCCAGCCTGTGAagcagggaaggcttccaggaggaaaCAACAATGACACAGAAACTTGCATTGGTTAGACCCTTCACCACATGGCCCCACATGGGTGATATGGGGGTCCCAGAGTGACTGCTGGGCGTCCCCCACAACAGTCTTCTTAGGGGTAAAGgcctggctttggagtcagccagCTGTGTCTGAAGTTTAGCTCTGGGCAACCTTGTACTGGCCACTTAGTCACTCCAAGCCCCTGCTTCATCATAAAATGCGCCAGTAccctacttcatagagttgtgaagattaaatgggaaATGGTGGAAAGGGCTCGATaaacctctgtaaaatgggaataataatagcatctacccGAAAGggttgtcgtgaggattaaatgagtgtgtgtgtgtgtgtgtgtgtgtgtgtgtgtgagagagacatacacacatatatacatagacgtgtgtgcatgtgtacatagacacacatacatacatacaagtacatacatttaaaatgtcaGAACAGAGCCTTGAGCATGAACATAATatttggtgctcaataaatgccgGCCATTCTCATCAGTTGCCTCTTAGTCTCATGACCTTGCCTCCACGCTGCATTGCCTCTGCACCTCCAAGGCCGAGAAAGCACGGTCAGGAAACCCCTGCCCAGCTCGCTATAGGCAAGAGTGTGGTGGGGCTGGCACCCGGGAGCTATGACCTCACCTTGGCTTCATACCCATTCACCATCTCGGTCTTCTCGCTGCGCCAGCCCAGGATGCCGGTCTTGTTCCTAGGGAAGCAGCGTGGTCTCGGTGAGGGGGCATCCACCGGGCTGGCTCCAGGCTTCCGAGGCCATGCCCACTCACCTCTCAAAGGAGATGTTCTTGGTGTCGAGCTGCGTGGTGACGACGGGTGCGGTGAGCCGGCTCAGCACCTGCTCCTCGGTGGGCTGGGCAGCAGCCAGCAGTAGCTCACGGTCCTGCCCAGCCAGAGCCAGGGTCTCTGTGTACACCACCCGGCGGTCGTGGTCAATCTCCATGGCCACGGCGCTCGTGTCTGCCAGCCGCAGAATAGCACAGGGGGTCAGGGGTCTCAGGGGGCTGTGCCcagcctccccaccctgccccatttCCCGCCTGCCTGACCTTGGCCCCTGAAGACAAAGCTGCGGTTCCCTCGCTGCCACGTCATGTGGTCAAAGCCCAGAAGTGTGGTG harbors:
- the ANKRD13B gene encoding ankyrin repeat domain-containing protein 13B isoform X6: MGEHVDIEQLDPRGRTPLHLATTLGHLECARVLLAHGADVGRENRSGWTVLQEAVSTRDLELVQLVLRYRDYQRVVKRLAGIPVLLEKLRKAQDFYVEMKWEFTSWVPLVSKICPSDTYKVWKSGQNLRVDTTLLGFDHMTWQRGNRSFVFRGQDTSAVAMEIDHDRRVVYTETLALAGQDRELLLAAAQPTEEQVLSRLTAPVVTTQLDTKNISFERNKTGILGWRSEKTEMVNGYEAKVYGASNVELITRTRTEHLSEQHKGKVKGCKTPLQSFLGIAEQHGGPQNGTLITQTLSQANPTAITAEEYFNPNFELGNRDMGRPMELTTKTQKFKAKLWLCEEHPLSLCEQVAPIIDLMAVSNALFAKLRDFITLRLPPGFPVKIEIPIFHILNARITFGNLNGCDEPVPLVRGSPSSETPSPGSDSSSVSSSSSTTSCRGCEISPALFEAPRGYSVLGGQREAATRDDDDDLLQFAIQQSLLEAGSEYDQVTIWEALTNSKPGTHPMSYEGRRQDRSVPARPERVWRRLFPHSHTHAQRTPGPCHGAYGHCRMSTPLGPEEPWYRHQGPYWFQDGVYHHHPFLTQGWVSSTPNAALEPSQTLARQNVGAGVLEDWEDGLCRSWRQLLPGGREPGR
- the ANKRD13B gene encoding ankyrin repeat domain-containing protein 13B isoform X5 — its product is MARQASEQVDIEQLDPRGRTPLHLATTLGHLECARVLLAHGADVGRENRSGWTVLQEAVSTRDLELVQLVLRYRDYQRVVKRLAGIPVLLEKLRKAQDFYVEMKWEFTSWVPLVSKICPSDTYKVWKSGQNLRVDTTLLGFDHMTWQRGNRSFVFRGQDTSAVAMEIDHDRRVVYTETLALAGQDRELLLAAAQPTEEQVLSRLTAPVVTTQLDTKNISFERNKTGILGWRSEKTEMVNGYEAKVYGASNVELITRTRTEHLSEQHKGKVKGCKTPLQSFLGIAEQHGGPQNGTLITQTLSQANPTAITAEEYFNPNFELGNRDMGRPMELTTKTQKFKAKLWLCEEHPLSLCEQVAPIIDLMAVSNALFAKLRDFITLRLPPGFPVKIEIPIFHILNARITFGNLNGCDEPVPLVRGSPSSETPSPGSDSSSVSSSSSTTSCRGCEISPALFEAPRGYSVLGGQREAATRDDDDDLLQFAIQQSLLEAGSEYDQVTIWEALTNSKPGTHPMSYEGRRQDRSVPARPERVWRRLFPHSHTHAQRTPGPCHGAYGHCRMSTPLGPEEPWYRHQGPYWFQDGVYHHHPFLTQGWVSSTPNAALEPSQTLARQNVGAGVLEDWEDGLCRSWRQLLPGGREPGR
- the ANKRD13B gene encoding ankyrin repeat domain-containing protein 13B isoform X7; the protein is MIPANASARKGPEGKYPLHYLVWHNRHRELEKEVRAGQVDIEQLDPRGRTPLHLATTLGHLECARVLLAHGADVGRENRSGWTVLQEAVSTRDLELVQLVLRYRDYQRVVKRLAGIPVLLEKLRKAQDFYVEMKWEFTSWVPLVSKICPSDTYKVWKSGQNLRVDTTLLGFDHMTWQRGNRSFVFRGQDTSAVAMEIDHDRRVVYTETLALAGQDRELLLAAAQPTEEQVLSRLTAPVVTTQLDTKNISFERNKTGILGWRSEKTEMVNGYEAKVYGASNVELITRTRTEHLSEQHKGKVKGCKTPLQSFLGIAEQHGGPQNGTLITQTLSQANPTAITAEEYFNPNFELGNRDMGRPMELTTKTQKFKAKLWLCEEHPLSLCEQVAPIIDLMAVSNALFAKLRDFITLRLPPGFPVKIEIPIFHILNARITFGNLNGCDEPVPLVRGSPSSETPSPGSDSSSVSSSSSTTSCRGCEISPALFEAPRGYSVLGGQREAATRDDDDDLLQFAIQQSLLEAGSEYDQVTIWEALTNSKPGTHPMSYEGRRQDRSAPPTPQRQSTTPAGLASVPSPRPSPRPGQGGHVFRSYDEQLRLAMELSAQEQEERRRRARQEEEELERILRLSLTEQ
- the CORO6 gene encoding coronin-6 isoform X4, with product MRPMRAVFTRQGHIFTTGFTRMSQRELGLWDPNNFEEPVALQEMDTSNGVLLPFYDPDSSIVYLCGKGDSSIRYFEITEEPPFVHYLNTFSSKEPQRGMGFMPKRGLDVSKCEIARFYKLHERKCEPIIMTVPRKSDLFQDDLYPDTPGPEPALEADEWLSGQDAEPVLISLRDGYMPPKHRELRVTKRNILDVRPPPGPRRSQSASDAPLSQHTLETLLEEIKALREQVQAQEQRITSLENMLCELVDGTD
- the CORO6 gene encoding coronin-6 isoform X3, with the translated sequence MSERQLALWDPERFAAHEGMRPMRAVFTRQGHIFTTGFTRMSQRELGLWDPNNFEEPVALQEMDTSNGVLLPFYDPDSSIVYLCGKGDSSIRYFEITEEPPFVHYLNTFSSKEPQRGMGFMPKRGLDVSKCEIARFYKLHERKCEPIIMTVPRKSDLFQDDLYPDTPGPEPALEADEWLSGQDAEPVLISLRDGYMPPKHRELRVTKRNILDVRPPPGPRRSQSASDAPLSQHTLETLLEEIKALREQVQAQEQRITSLENMLCELVDGTD
- the ANKRD13B gene encoding ankyrin repeat domain-containing protein 13B isoform X2, which translates into the protein MVPEKADMQEWSLERWESIMTAPMMGPVKNRPEEPREEWRNEVDIEQLDPRGRTPLHLATTLGHLECARVLLAHGADVGRENRSGWTVLQEAVSTRDLELVQLVLRYRDYQRVVKRLAGIPVLLEKLRKAQDFYVEMKWEFTSWVPLVSKICPSDTYKVWKSGQNLRVDTTLLGFDHMTWQRGNRSFVFRGQDTSAVAMEIDHDRRVVYTETLALAGQDRELLLAAAQPTEEQVLSRLTAPVVTTQLDTKNISFERNKTGILGWRSEKTEMVNGYEAKVYGASNVELITRTRTEHLSEQHKGKVKGCKTPLQSFLGIAEQHGGPQNGTLITQTLSQANPTAITAEEYFNPNFELGNRDMGRPMELTTKTQKFKAKLWLCEEHPLSLCEQVAPIIDLMAVSNALFAKLRDFITLRLPPGFPVKIEIPIFHILNARITFGNLNGCDEPVPLVRGSPSSETPSPGSDSSSVSSSSSTTSCRGCEISPALFEAPRGYSVLGGQREAATRDDDDDLLQFAIQQSLLEAGSEYDQVTIWEALTNSKPGTHPMSYEGRRQDRSVPARPERVWRRLFPHSHTHAQRTPGPCHGAYGHCRMSTPLGPEEPWYRHQGPYWFQDGVYHHHPFLTQGWVSSTPNAALEPSQTLARQNVGAGVLEDWEDGLCRSWRQLLPGGREPGR
- the ANKRD13B gene encoding ankyrin repeat domain-containing protein 13B isoform X4, translating into MGAAPARFPPARTGGPHVLRTLPDWGGHRAAGSPWADSPALGHHPGAPRVCPRAPGTRRRCGQGESQRLDSASGSCEYPGPGAGAAGAAVPGLPAGGEAAGRHPCAPGEAAQATLLFILQAQDFYVEMKWEFTSWVPLVSKICPSDTYKVWKSGQNLRVDTTLLGFDHMTWQRGNRSFVFRGQDTSAVAMEIDHDRRVVYTETLALAGQDRELLLAAAQPTEEQVLSRLTAPVVTTQLDTKNISFERNKTGILGWRSEKTEMVNGYEAKVYGASNVELITRTRTEHLSEQHKGKVKGCKTPLQSFLGIAEQHGGPQNGTLITQTLSQANPTAITAEEYFNPNFELGNRDMGRPMELTTKTQKFKAKLWLCEEHPLSLCEQVAPIIDLMAVSNALFAKLRDFITLRLPPGFPVKIEIPIFHILNARITFGNLNGCDEPVPLVRGSPSSETPSPGSDSSSVSSSSSTTSCRGCEISPALFEAPRGYSVLGGQREAATRDDDDDLLQFAIQQSLLEAGSEYDQVTIWEALTNSKPGTHPMSYEGRRQDRSVPARPERVWRRLFPHSHTHAQRTPGPCHGAYGHCRMSTPLGPEEPWYRHQGPYWFQDGVYHHHPFLTQGWVSSTPNAALEPSQTLARQNVGAGVLEDWEDGLCRSWRQLLPGGREPGR
- the ANKRD13B gene encoding ankyrin repeat domain-containing protein 13B isoform X3, yielding MIPANASARKGPEGKYPLHYLVWHNRHRELEKEVRAGQVDIEQLDPRGRTPLHLATTLGHLECARVLLAHGADVGRENRSGWTVLQEAVSTRDLELVQLVLRYRDYQRVVKRLAGIPVLLEKLRKAQDFYVEMKWEFTSWVPLVSKICPSDTYKVWKSGQNLRVDTTLLGFDHMTWQRGNRSFVFRGQDTSAVAMEIDHDRRVVYTETLALAGQDRELLLAAAQPTEEQVLSRLTAPVVTTQLDTKNISFERNKTGILGWRSEKTEMVNGYEAKVYGASNVELITRTRTEHLSEQHKGKVKGCKTPLQSFLGIAEQHGGPQNGTLITQTLSQANPTAITAEEYFNPNFELGNRDMGRPMELTTKTQKFKAKLWLCEEHPLSLCEQVAPIIDLMAVSNALFAKLRDFITLRLPPGFPVKIEIPIFHILNARITFGNLNGCDEPVPLVRGSPSSETPSPGSDSSSVSSSSSTTSCRGCEISPALFEAPRGYSVLGGQREAATRDDDDDLLQFAIQQSLLEAGSEYDQVTIWEALTNSKPGTHPMSYEGRRQDRSVPARPERVWRRLFPHSHTHAQRTPGPCHGAYGHCRMSTPLGPEEPWYRHQGPYWFQDGVYHHHPFLTQGWVSSTPNAALEPSQTLARQNVGAGVLEDWEDGLCRSWRQLLPGGREPGR
- the ANKRD13B gene encoding ankyrin repeat domain-containing protein 13B isoform X1, which translates into the protein MGAAPARFPPARTGGPHVLRTLPDWGCHRNQGPGSPHPHPLIPSPWQVRWDRGAPGYSDRGCLTLSTCCARSACDPFSSQSGHRAAGSPWADSPALGHHPGAPRVCPRAPGTRRRCGQGESQRLDSASGSCEYPGPGAGAAGAAVPGLPAGGEAAGRHPCAPGEAAQATLLFILQAQDFYVEMKWEFTSWVPLVSKICPSDTYKVWKSGQNLRVDTTLLGFDHMTWQRGNRSFVFRGQDTSAVAMEIDHDRRVVYTETLALAGQDRELLLAAAQPTEEQVLSRLTAPVVTTQLDTKNISFERNKTGILGWRSEKTEMVNGYEAKVYGASNVELITRTRTEHLSEQHKGKVKGCKTPLQSFLGIAEQHGGPQNGTLITQTLSQANPTAITAEEYFNPNFELGNRDMGRPMELTTKTQKFKAKLWLCEEHPLSLCEQVAPIIDLMAVSNALFAKLRDFITLRLPPGFPVKIEIPIFHILNARITFGNLNGCDEPVPLVRGSPSSETPSPGSDSSSVSSSSSTTSCRGCEISPALFEAPRGYSVLGGQREAATRDDDDDLLQFAIQQSLLEAGSEYDQVTIWEALTNSKPGTHPMSYEGRRQDRSVPARPERVWRRLFPHSHTHAQRTPGPCHGAYGHCRMSTPLGPEEPWYRHQGPYWFQDGVYHHHPFLTQGWVSSTPNAALEPSQTLARQNVGAGVLEDWEDGLCRSWRQLLPGGREPGR